The Spirosoma radiotolerans genome has a window encoding:
- a CDS encoding DUF58 domain-containing protein yields the protein MDEFLARLRNFDIRIRKAVNSQMRGSFRSVFKGTGLEFSDLRTYQYGDDVRAIDWNVSSKGHGTFVKVFREEKDQTVFFMVDVSASQQVGARHRDKLKTTKEVCGVLALSAIREASHVGMYCFSDQKEKYIKPGNGLKTGYQLIMNLFKLQPQSTRTSIADALLFTLNALKRRSVVILLSDFIDLSYEHNLKALAKKHDLVVIHLYDQREVKLPKLGIIPVHDTETGRTVWVNTSSVSFRTELHDTFRQNQVRLERLCKQYNANYLALDSQEDFVPKLVELFRVRKY from the coding sequence ATGGACGAGTTCTTGGCCCGGCTCCGTAATTTCGATATCCGCATCCGCAAAGCGGTCAACTCGCAGATGCGGGGTAGTTTTCGGTCGGTGTTTAAAGGAACAGGCCTGGAGTTCAGCGATCTGCGAACGTATCAGTATGGCGACGACGTGCGGGCCATCGACTGGAACGTGTCATCGAAAGGCCACGGTACGTTCGTGAAAGTGTTTCGGGAAGAGAAAGACCAGACCGTTTTTTTTATGGTCGATGTGAGTGCATCACAGCAGGTTGGGGCCCGCCACCGCGACAAATTAAAGACGACCAAAGAAGTGTGTGGTGTATTGGCTCTGTCGGCCATTCGGGAGGCCAGTCACGTAGGGATGTATTGCTTTTCGGATCAAAAAGAGAAATACATCAAACCGGGTAACGGGCTAAAGACGGGTTATCAGCTGATTATGAACTTGTTTAAACTACAGCCTCAATCAACCAGAACCAGTATTGCTGATGCCCTGCTTTTTACGCTTAATGCCCTCAAACGCCGTAGTGTCGTCATTCTGCTCTCCGACTTTATTGATTTGAGTTACGAACATAATCTGAAGGCGCTGGCCAAAAAACATGATCTGGTCGTTATTCATCTCTACGATCAACGGGAGGTGAAGCTCCCCAAACTGGGCATTATTCCAGTACACGATACAGAAACTGGCCGCACGGTATGGGTAAATACATCGTCGGTTTCGTTTCGGACGGAGCTGCACGATACGTTTCGCCAGAATCAAGTGCGACTCGAACGGCTTTGCAAACAATACAATGCGAATTATCTGGCGCTTGATTCGCAGGAGGATTTTGTACCGAAACTTGTCGAATTATTTAGAGTCAGAAAATATTGA
- a CDS encoding VWA domain-containing protein, whose translation MHPWYSFYWFSLAQWQQFQLAQPLALWLIPGILFLFFLRYYLYRNAQQRLNMSIGQLSANSSRAGRLQASRSLLSIGRYLLPVSVFLSLSCLLIALARPQIIKQQRSEQSEGIDIMMALDVSESMSETDLRPTRLAVARRVAQTFVNGRKNDRIGLVVFAGEAFSLCPLTTDYSLLKQYLSDLNDRMIRTSGTAIGDALARCINRMRDRTVSATDTVSRDEDAWKLERSKVIILLSDGDNTAGNLDPITAAKLAKAFGIKLYTIAVGRPMASATMATTVDEGVLKTIATIGNGSFFRATDAGRLQAVFAQISRLEKSPIRVQVYEDVQDYYRIYVYWGITFLLIALLLKNTIFGNVLED comes from the coding sequence ATGCACCCTTGGTATTCATTTTATTGGTTTAGTCTGGCGCAATGGCAGCAATTTCAACTGGCACAACCGCTGGCGCTGTGGCTGATTCCGGGTATTTTGTTTCTGTTTTTCCTGCGCTACTATTTATACCGGAATGCGCAACAGCGGCTGAATATGTCCATCGGGCAGCTCAGCGCAAACAGCAGCCGGGCCGGACGGCTTCAGGCGTCCCGTTCCTTACTGAGTATAGGGCGGTATCTGTTGCCAGTCAGTGTGTTCCTTAGCCTTTCCTGTTTGCTGATTGCGCTGGCCCGCCCGCAAATCATTAAGCAACAACGCAGTGAGCAATCCGAAGGCATCGACATTATGATGGCGCTGGATGTATCGGAGTCGATGAGTGAAACGGACCTACGTCCGACGCGTCTGGCTGTGGCCCGGCGGGTCGCTCAGACGTTCGTGAACGGCCGTAAAAATGACCGTATCGGGCTGGTTGTCTTTGCGGGAGAAGCGTTTTCCCTTTGCCCACTCACAACCGACTACAGTCTGCTAAAACAATACTTGAGCGACCTGAACGACCGAATGATTCGCACCTCGGGTACGGCCATTGGCGATGCGCTGGCTCGCTGCATTAACCGCATGCGCGACCGTACGGTATCGGCGACAGACACGGTGTCGCGGGACGAAGATGCCTGGAAACTGGAGCGCAGTAAGGTAATTATTCTCCTGAGTGATGGGGACAACACAGCCGGAAACCTTGATCCGATTACCGCTGCGAAACTGGCTAAAGCATTTGGTATCAAGCTCTATACCATTGCGGTAGGCCGCCCAATGGCGTCGGCAACGATGGCGACTACGGTCGATGAAGGCGTTCTGAAAACCATTGCTACCATCGGCAACGGGAGTTTTTTTCGGGCAACCGATGCCGGACGCTTACAGGCCGTGTTTGCCCAGATTAGCCGACTGGAGAAGTCGCCAATACGCGTACAAGTCTACGAAGATGTTCAGGATTATTATCGAATTTACGTGTATTGGGGAATCACTTTTCTGCTGATTGCCTTACTCCTGAAAAACACAATTTTTGGTAATGTACTGGAAGATTAA
- a CDS encoding ribonuclease HII has product MLKSYYNAEAVEAGLDEVGRGCLAGPVVAAAVILPKNYTHPILNDSKQLSRVQRESLKKDIERDALAWAVAEVAHEDIDRINILNASFLAMHRAVDALTIKPEHLLVDGNRFVPYPMIPHTCIIKGDAHYLAIAAASVLAKTYRDDLMTQLGLEFPAYGWASNAGYPTPVHRAAIRQFGPTKYHRMSFRLV; this is encoded by the coding sequence ATGCTGAAATCCTATTATAACGCCGAGGCTGTTGAAGCGGGTCTGGATGAAGTGGGGCGGGGCTGTTTAGCCGGACCTGTGGTGGCGGCAGCGGTTATTCTGCCGAAGAACTACACACATCCTATCCTGAATGATTCGAAGCAACTGTCCCGTGTTCAGCGCGAAAGTCTAAAAAAGGACATAGAACGCGACGCACTGGCCTGGGCGGTTGCCGAAGTAGCGCACGAAGACATCGACCGAATCAATATTCTGAATGCCAGTTTTCTGGCCATGCATCGGGCGGTCGATGCGCTGACGATCAAGCCGGAGCATTTGCTGGTCGATGGGAATCGGTTTGTGCCGTACCCCATGATTCCGCACACCTGCATCATCAAAGGGGATGCCCATTATTTAGCCATTGCTGCCGCATCGGTCCTTGCCAAAACGTACCGCGATGACCTGATGACGCAACTCGGGCTGGAGTTTCCGGCCTACGGCTGGGCCAGCAATGCAGGCTATCCAACACCTGTTCACCGAGCCGCCATCCGGCAA